One window of the Camelus ferus isolate YT-003-E chromosome 36, BCGSAC_Cfer_1.0, whole genome shotgun sequence genome contains the following:
- the EVA1A gene encoding protein eva-1 homolog A, producing MHFVLQENPERAALYFVSGVCIGLVLTLAALVIRISCHTDCQQHPQKKLAQDGESSDCSDSEDGSSDAVSDVSVRRHRRFERTLNKNVFTSAEELERAQRLEERERIIREIWMNGQPEVPGTRSLNRYY from the exons ATGCACTTTGTCCTCCAAG agaATCCTGAGCGAGCAGCTCTGTACTTTGTCTCTGGCGTGTGCATTGGGCTGGTCCTCACTCTGGCTGCCTTGGTGATCAGGATCTCTTGCCACACAGACTGCCAGCAGCATCCCCAGAAGAAGCTCGCGCAGGACGGAGAAAGCAGCGACTGCAGCGACAGCGAGGACGGCAGCTCAGACGCGGTATCCGATGTCTCGGTCAGGAGACACCGCCGCTTCGAGAGGACTTTGAACAAGAACGTCTTCACCTCGGCAGAGGAGCTGGAGCGCGCCCAGCGGCTAGAGGAGCGGGAACGCATCATCAGGGAGATCTGGATGAATGGCCAGCCTGAGGTCCCCGGCACCAGGAGCCTGAACCGCTACTACTAG